GAGGACTTCAAGGAgcggagaaaaaggaaaatattctcATTGCTTGAAGCTGCTGTGGTCGGGAGGTGGGGCTCCCAATATGGCGGGGACGAAAAAAGCAGAGGGGCGTAGCGAAAGGGAGGGATGACCCGGAGAAAAACGCAGGCCTCTTGTGCATGGAGGAGCATAGAGAAGAATGCAAGTTGCGGATCGTAGCACTGCGCCTCAACATAGAGACTGAGAACCCTCAACATTATCTGAAAGTCCCATGCCCTGCAGGTAGGCCACTGACCCAGGAAAGGAACAGGGGGATTTGGTATCTCCCaccgctacacacacacacacacacacacacacacacacacacacacacacacggttaccACCGCCCCCACCCAAAATGGTTGGAGCCTAAGCAGACTGAAGCCCACTCCAGACACATCTTGTTTCAAGGCGCCCCGCCTAGTTCCCCCGCCCCTGTTGCACACTGCGCCAGTGCCCGGCAGTTGCCAGATGAGGCTTCTCTAGGGCGGCAGAGCTTTGCGTTAAGGGTAGGGGTAGATCGCGTCTTAGGGGAGGATTACATGCTGTGAATTATTAGCAGCCAAAGTGTGTGGGGATTTGAGGGTGTGTGCTCGTGTTCGTGTGCGGGCGGTCCAGTCAAGGCCGGCCGCTAGGTTCGAGGCTTTTCCAGCCCGCACTCTAATCTTGGGCCCTTCCTTGCTTATTCCCACCCGTTTGGTCCTGCTTCTGGTGGATTTAAGCCCCTCCTGTTTTCCAGAGTGACAGGAACCTGCAGAAGTGTTGCCCATCCTTCCGGGGCCCTGGAGGGCGATCTGAGCATGCTCACAAGGAGAATGGGTTTGGTCTATGAGAGACAGTTTACTGCAGCGTGTTCTCACAGGGCGGTGTGACCAAGAAATCAGTCCCATTGTCAGCCTTTGCTTAGGGAAGGATTGCATGCTGATACCAACGCCCCCAGTTGCCAGAGATAGCTTGATGGATGAAGTcacagtttacacacacacacacacacacacacacacacacacacacacacacacacaccaccctgaACTTAATGTAGAAGCTGAGAGGAGCTCATGGGAGTAGGGCCTTTGGACATTAGCACCAGATGTGCTTGGCATTTTAACAAAAGCTCCAACTGTAATTGCCAACGCTTCACCAAAGCCCTGTGAGATGAGGGTTTTCATCCTTCTGGCCTCCCAAGTTAGGACACGGGTTTAGGAGGGTCGGTAATTCAAGTGGGATCTTTGATCCCAGAGGCTGGTTATCCCGTGGGTCCCCTTTATGTGAGAAATATAGAAAACCCCTGTGTTCCTCCACACCCAAACATTTCCTTCGTGGCCCTGTTGTATATCAAGGTGTTTCACTTGGGATCTTAAAATTTGGGGGAGGGTTtaattttcattgtgtgtgtgtgtgtgtgtgtgtgtgtgtgtgtgtgtgttttgcctgaatgtatgtacatgtactaGTGCATgcctggggaggggcaggggactTGTAGGCCAAAAGaaagtgtcagattccctagaactaaagttacaaatggttgtgagccacaacatgggtcctaggaaccaaacctgtgcttttaaccactgaggaaTCTCTCCAGACACTTgcggttttttgttggtttgtttgttttattttgttttgtttaaggccATCCCTTGTAGGTAGAATTACTTTCAGGTGAAAAGCCTCAAAAGCTAGCCAAGTTTAGCATGACAATTTTTCTGTGGACCTGGGCATTCagtgctgtttgcttgtttggttttgatgtttttgagacaaggtcctataagtaaccccaggctgacctcaaactccctatgtagccaaggatgctcttgagcttctgatcctggTGCCTTCATCTCTTAAGTGTTGGGCTAATGGGCATGTGCTGCTCTACCTGGCTTATCTAACTCAAGGCTGCAAGCATGgcagcaaacactctaccaacttgAGCAACATTCTTAGCCCTTCCAGTGCCCTTTACATTTCTGATTCCTCTAAACATCCAAGAGGACAAAATTCACTCCTATATTTTACAAGGAAATCTCAGGCCTGGATTGGTCTAAAGTTCCAGGTCTTCATGCTCCCAGGCACAGTGTGAGGCAGCATCTTGCCCTCCTGGTTCTAGCACACTGGAACAGCCTTTAGCACCTCCCAAAGCTGCTCCTGAGGCAGTTGCTGCCATAGTTATGGCCAGCATCTGTGGCATATGGCCTCCTTCAGACTGATGGGAAATGTTCAGGTTAAGGGGAGAAATGTTGTAGCATCCTAACATACACTCTGCAAAGGTCTCTGAGAGGCACAGTCAAGTACCAAATCCAATTTCAATTGGCATTCCAAAGTGACTCCATAAGAATGCATGGTCTAGTGATGTTGCAGTTATCTTAGTTTACATAAGTGCACTCTGTGATGTTCAGTCAATTTCGAAGCTGCCTAAGGTGCTTCTCTGAAGGCATCCCCATGGCTAAATGGCTGGGCTGTCACAGGGACCATTCTCTTTCCCTGCAGGGCAAGCTGCTTCATAGACACTTCACTCGGTAGTGGTTATGCTTTCTGCTTTTTCCTCAATGACCCAGTCCAATTTAAATGACAGGAAGTgtcatagttacttttctacCACTGTGACAAAGTATCGTTGCCAaggtaacttatagaagaaagcatttaatgggaacttacagcttcagagggttaCTTCACTGCCATTGTGACccggagcatggcagcaggtagcaggcatggtgctggagcagtagctgagagctcacatctgatccacaagcacaaggcacaGAGATTGCCagtgggaatggtgtgggcttttgaaatgtcaaagcccacccccagtgacacacctccaaaaTCCTTCACAGACAGTTCCACAAGCTAAGGACCAAGCATTTGATACAAGAGCTGTGGGGCCCATTTTCACTGAAAGCACCACAGGAAGCATTGGGTTGATAACCTAGCAGTGTAACACTTGAAAAACCTTGCTAGACCCAACACAGGAGTTGGGTTGATAACTTAGCCGTGTAACACTCAAAGACAGCAAAGGAGGACTGATTCCTAACTTCACGGTGtgcttgtttttctgagattcaatttttcttcattatacccattaaaaattattttgaaaggtCTGAGTGATTCTACTtaggttttttttatatatatctttttcttcttttgagacgaGATTTCTTGGGGGTAGCCCAGATTGAGTTCAAACTTGGCACCCTCCTGCCTTATCTTCACAACAGTTGAGAGTGGCACCACACACAGTGcagttgtatttgtttttaagtatgattctcatgtagcccaggctgacctcaaagtcccTATGAGGTCAAGAATGAtcttaaattcctgatcctcctgcctccacctcccaagtgctgggaatacaggcatgtaccaccatgcccagtttatgtggtgctggaaattgaactccaGGCTTTGTTCACgtatggtaggcaagcactctacagacTGAGGAGTATACCCAGAACTAGGAGGTGTTTTTATTCAAAGTGCAGCAACTATCTTATTTAGGATGTTCTACTAAATTGTGCAGGACTGTCACTTTTTTCCCATCCTTTACTGaacctttatatttttaataagtgCATTCATCTTTATTACTAGATTTTAGGCCTAAAAACACattgttcatgtttgtgtgtaaCAGGACAGCTTGATTTGGATGAAGTTCAGACACACCCATACTATTGTACAGAGGTGGGAGACATCTTCCAGAGCTGGAAGCTGAATACATGCTCCTTGATTCTTGAGGAACATTCCGGAACACATAAACAGGTATTTAACTATGTCTCCTAATTTCATCTTTCGAATGGTGAAGGTCTTGAATCCCACCCACTGATGGGGCTTTGGGGTGGAGAGAAGGGGTTTAAGCTGCTCCCCTAGCCCTGAGTACAGTGAGCAAAGAAGGGGGTCCAACAGAGTGGGGTGGACAAAGGTGCAGTGGGAGTCATAGCCCTTGGTCCACCCCTAGCTCCATTCCAAACCACAGTGTGGGTGTGTCCTGGGAAGTAGAGGTCTGCGTAGTAAAAACAAACCTCTGTTTCCGTAGGCGTCCTCACCATCTCGCTGTGTGACGACTTTCCAGAGTTTTGGGTGCTAGAGTGAAAACCACCTCCTCATTGACTGTAGAGACAAAGTGACAGAAACCGGGAGAGGCTGGGTCGAGCAGTCATTCCAGGTGCTTCACAGTGACAAGAGTCAGCACCACACAGCTGCCTGAGGCTCTCAGAAACGGCAGCAAACCCACTGCAGAGCCACGGGGCTGGTAACTGCAGCCTACCCTGTCCACCCAGCAACCTTGCCGTGGGTCCgaagacacacaggaagtgcCTGGTTCTTGACACTGAGTAAAAGGACAGAGCGTTGGTCCGCAAGGCTCTGAGCTACTTGGGAAGTGAGCCAGGCAGGCACTGTGTGCAGAAGCATACCCTAGGGCGATGGCAGTGGCACTGTTGGAGGAGTGGTGCAAGATAATGAGTGTGAGCGATCAGAAGTCACTGATGGTGACTGGCATACCAGCCGACTGTGGTGAGCCTGAGATCCAGGCAGTCCTTCAGGAGGCGCTCAAGTGTGTGGGCAACTACCGCCTGCTAGGCAAGATATTCCAGAAGCAAGACAACACGAATGCTGTCTTACTAGAACTCGTGGAGGACACAGATATGTCTGTGGTCCCCAGTGAGGTGCAGGGGAAAGGAGGTGTCTGGAAAGTGATCTTTAAGACCCCTAACCAGGACAGTGAGTTTCTCCAGAGATTGAACCTTTTTCTAGAAAAAGAAGGCCAGACCATTGCAGGGATGTTCCGAGCCCTGAAGCAGGAGGGAGTGTCTCCAGCTACCCCAACCTGCACATCCCCTGAGTTACTGGCCCACTTGGTGGGGCAGGCAATGGCTCAagctccaaggcctctgcagCCTGTGAGGTACTGTAAGTTGCGAGTATTCTCTGGGAACACAGTACCTGCCCCGGAGGAGGAGTCCTTCGAGATCTGGTTGGAACAGGCTACTGAGATAGCCAAAGAGTGGCCCATCccagaggcagaaaagaaaaagtggatGATGGAGAGCCTCCGCGGCCCTGCCCTGGACCTCATGCACATCGTACAGGGAGACAACCCATCCATCAGTGTGGAAGAGTGTCTGGAAGCCTTTAAGCAGGTGTTTGGGAGCCTGGAGAGCCGTAGGAGCTCGCAGGTAAGATACCTAAAGACCTATCAGCAAGAAGGGGAGAAAATCTCAGCCTACGTGCTCCGGCTGGAAACTCTGCTCCGAAGAGCCGTGGAAAAACGGGCTATTCCCCGAAACATTGCTGACCAGGTACGCCTGGAGCAGGTCATGGCCGGGGCCAACCTCACCAATGTTCTATGGTGCCGGTTACGGGAGCTGAAGGATCAGGGCCCACTACCCACCTTTTTGGAGCTGATGAAGGTGATacgggaggaagaagaagaagaggcctACTTTGAACATGAGAGCAGGGAGGAGCCAGGGGAACGAGAGGGCTATGGCCGCTGGGACAATTCGAGGAACAACTGAGAGACACCCCTACTCCTGTCACCCCCTGGTGAGCATAGGGACAGTGCTTGATGAGGCTAATCCTATTACAGTGGAATTTTTCTCTAATACACAGGATTGAAGTCAAGCATTAGAaccagatattttcttttttcttttgttttgacagggtttcaacttatagcccaggctggccttgacttgcACTTTTCCTGCCTCAGGACTCCCAagttgagttctgggattagaggagtATACCATCACTAGCACCCCATCTcaacttttctttctgagaaaaaaaaaaatgcctagacTCTGAGTAGAGTGGTTTGGTGGACTCTTAAGCAGAGTGTAACTGAATACAAGACTAAAGGAACCCTAACattccaaactaaccaaaacgtAAGAGTTAATCCAGTTGGGTAGGTCCATCACCTGGCTAATGGACTGCCCACCAGGAAGGCAGATTCATCTAACTCCATGCtaaagacaggggaggaataattatcccctTAATGAGATCATGTacatttccttcccagaatccctgCTATCTGTACAGTCACTACAGAGCCACCACAAAACGGaactttcactttttcttttcttttgcctgGGGCCCAAGCCTAAATAAGCTTTTTCTAGTACTTCgggctttttcttctctttaaatatGGCTGCTTGCTAAACCTCTACctaattcaaaaagaaagaaggaaggaaggaaggaaagaaagaaagaaagaaagaaagaaagaaagaaagaaagagaaaaagaaaaagaaaaaagaaagaaagagaggaaggaagggagggagggagggaagaaggaaggaaaaaaggaaggaagaaggaagaaagggagggaggaagggagggacatggctttctctcttcttctccatgTCCCTCTTCAGgaaggtttgatccccagagaaccaactcctacaagctgtcatcatacacaccacacacacacacacacacacacacacacacacacacacactgctctaaACCACACCAAATAGACCAATTTTGATTCATACTCTAAAAGAAAGAATtgaccttatttttaaaaaaacaaaaaacaaaaaaacagcttttGCAATAAGCTTAAAAGATGAGGTACAGTGGCTTGTCAGGACATTTCCTGTCTCAAATCAGCAAATTCTGTCAGACTCTGGAACCTTCCTCCAGCTGTCATCTATAGCTCAGCAGTCACAGGCCTTGCAATAGGATctggggagatgggaggcaggCCTACCTCCACCAGATGAATTAGACCATGGTGGCTTTAGGTTTCTAATGTCACCTGCAGAGTGTCCCCGTCCACACATGCCTTTCTTCTACTTCATGTAGATGGCTCCAGACCCGGCTGCAGTGTCAGTCTCAACCCACGGATGACTCACGAAGTCCGTTACCAAGAGGTACACAACTATAGAGAGATGTCTTTGAGAAAAAGATGGATGTTCAAAGGCACACACAGAACTGGACATTCACagagtgtgtgtgactgtcaCTCTGTTCTGTTTAACCATGAAGACTTAAACTGGCAGCAGTGAACGAAGCAGAGAAAAAGACCTCACAACCTACTGAGGGTTGCAACCTGCAATGTGTTCCATATGAATCcgacttcgtgtgtgtgtgtgtgtgtgtgtgtgtgtgtgtgtgtgttcatgcatgcatttGGGGGGTAAGGGTGGAGGGTCTGTTACtttttataaagagaaagaagcaaagcTCAAATGAGCTAAATGATCTCAACCCCAAAATGCTCAGAAGTGACACCTAGACAGAGCCCAGAacagactttgggaacccacccTCCACTAGCTATGTGTCACTCAAATGTGTCTTCTTAGTTCTATAGAAGATTGGTTTTTGAACAGATGTATTTTAAACTCCTTAAATCTCAAACACACAGCAGGTAGTTTCAAGTGTGCTGATGACCAAGTCTCAGCCTATCAGTGTTCCCCAACCTGCTTTTGTTTCCAGACTTACCCACTTGTGGCAAAAGCTCCCTGCTGCCATTGGTGTACATATTTCAAGCTCTCTGTGATTGTACATAGACTGAAAAGTTGTAGTGTCTTGTGAGTGTGCCTGGTCGAGTGCCCTGGGACACCATAAACAAACACCACTTAGTTACATGCTAGGCAGAGCCCTGGCACAGTTCATGTCCAGCCTTGTGGTAGATCCTTGTGTGCTGTGAGCAAGTTGCTTAGTTTTTCTCAACATCAGTTTCCCTATCTCAAAATGGCCTGCCATCAGGTTCACGTAACACCATGCCATTTAAGTGCTTCAAGTAACGTTTGGAACTTAGAAACCCCTCAATAACACCGAGTATCTTGGTATTTTCGAGATAGTTGTTGTCAGCTCAATGCATGTTCTCCTGACTTTTCAAGTTGTGTGGAAACAAGTAAAGATGTAACAGACTTCCAGTCATGATGCTCCCGCCATTGGGAAGCATTTTAGCTCTTTTGCATTGGCTGTCTTCCACATCTGTAATAAGTATTCCAGAAGTGGTTGGTAACTGTTAGTTGACTTGATTTTGAAATGATAACCTGCTCTTCTGGGTTGTGGTTAGTTTAATTGAAGATAAGAATTGTgagagaagtatttttaaaagtcatcatCTGTgattatttatctttctgaaataTTAGTTCTTAACACCATCCAACCACAGTGATGTGATTGTCATTGTTGACCATGATATCCTGACTTCATGTGGCTTTGTGTTCCTGGGAACAGCCTCACCATTGTCACTGCAAAATTTAAATGCTACCACTGTGAAGTTATGAAATAAATCTGAGTAAGTGAAGTCCTGAGTTATTTTTTGCTTCCTATATGTCTGGGTGATTGTTTGAAGGGGCTTcattactaaaaataaaacaaaatcaaatgaaaggggctagagagatgaatcagtggttaagagcctttgctgatcttccagaggacctgagttcagcttccagcacccacatctggcagctcttaggtacctgtaactctagctcccagagatctaacaccctctctggcctctgaaggtagCAACACAAACGTGGTattcaaacacacataaaaataataaaaatataaatatttaagaaaaagaaagttgaagTAGAGCAAAAGGCCTTGAACTTTTCTAGGCAAGAAAACCTTCAAACAGAGGACTACAGTAACTACTTGGGTGGTGTCTCCAAGGATAAGACAGCGCTTGGCCTACCCATCATGGATTTCCCTATTAAATGCACAGGACCAGATACAGATCACCAACTCACTTGCTCAGGAAAGTAAGAGCCAGAACGGTTCCCCAGCCTGTGTTGTCCCAAGGGTGAGAGGATGTAGAGGTGGACTCTGAATTCAGGTTTGAAGTCAGCTCTCCTATGTAGATCTAGACAGAGGAATTGACTCTCGCCTTTGGAGGCCTTGAAGTTGCTTCACCTCTCTGGAGTGCAATGGGTGAGCATTCCATATTGTGCTAGACACACCGTGACCAGTATACAGGCATGAGTGCCCAGAGGGATGCCCTGCTCCACATCCCTATCATGTGAGCAAAATCCTCCCAGGAAGGGCTCTCACCTCATGTCCCATCTCCACTCCTAACCCTTAATGATAGGATTCCAATGATACGAATCCAAGATTCTTGAACCATTGCTGAAGatcattttccttttcagtagGTTTCCCTGGCGCAAACTGCAGGGCAGCCCATCAGCTTCCTGTGTGTTTCAGGACACTGATGTCACTGATGTCCACAACTGCATCAGCCATTCAGGCTTGTGCATCCTGCTGCCTTCTGCTTCCCAAACTAAATGCAaggttgtcattgtttttttttttttccaaatagttGTGATGTTCAGCAGATCTTCTGGACATCTCATGGTTTTCTAGACAAATGACCAAGACCAACAGAATctcatgttgtggaatattcctttacactgtgtgaagatgtgtcactgtgaatgGTTTAATACAAAGCTAAATAGCCaagagctaggcaggaggtataggcaaaACCTCTGGACAAAAAGAGCtctgagaagaagaaggggggaaTTGccaaggacacagagaggaaacaggaagtgcaagatggaagaaaggttaaaaaaaatgaggcaaaacatagattaatataaatgggttaatcaaagttataagagctaatgtgACAACTCTAAGCTATAggttgagcattcataattaataatgagcCTCTGTGTTGTTGGGCTTTTGTTTGTGAGCTGGTGCCCCAAAGAAAAATCCGGTTACAGTCTTGGTTGAACGCCTGTCACCCATATCCTTAACTGAACTCTAGTCTTGCTCCTAGAGTTCTGCAGCCCTTACATCCCCTCAGTAAAAAGCTGCTGAGTCTCCTCCACCCCCAAGAAATACTGGGAGGTGACAGTAGTGTTCCTACAGGCTCTGCATAACCAAGGCGCCACTCAAGAAGACATTCACTTCTTGCTGGTGTGTGTTCATCCCTCTGCCCCACTATCCACTGTCCACTTACAGCTAATCTCTGTGGGTGTTgtccaaagcaaaaaaaaatagcaaaaagaaaagaataacaacTGCAGTCTGTGTCCAAGACAGTCGTGTGAGCCTGGGCAAGGCAGGGGGTCAGAAATTActgcagagaaaggacagagcCTGAAACAGAGTGAAGAAAGAGGGTCCAACAAACAAGTATTGTCAAATTGCTCCACCAGCAGAGTCTTTGGTAGTTTAAAGACTTAAagccagggcctggagagatggctaaaggCATTTGAcaacaagtctgatgacctgagttcagtccccagaatgcACATGGTGGAAGGCAAAAACctactcctgtaagttgtcctctgacctccttatGTATGACATGgcaggcacacatgtgagcacacacacacacacacacacacacacacagagagagagagagagagagagagagagagagagagagagagagagagagagagagagagagaatgcagacATCTCACTATCAGCCTAGCCTTCCCAAGAGACCAAAGCAGGAAGTTGTCCTGGTCCCAATCTCTATGACACTGCTCCTGTCTGTGCCCACATGCTCACTGACATCCCAGATGGACATCTTCATAAAAATTAGCAGAACTCCAGGATCACAAACCCAAATCAATGTCCCTGTAAGGAAAAGTGTAGGGTTTCCATCTTGCTTTCAGTATACCAGCTGGGACTGCCCATTAGTTGTCAGGGCTTTTTTTTCAACAGCAGCTGAGGCTTTCCTCGCCACCCTGCTTCCCCTTAAAAGGGAGTACCTACaaagggggaggggtggcagTTTCTAAGAACTGTGCAGTGGGCTGTGCTGGCAGCCACTGTGAAAGGCTTACAGAAAGGAAAGATGTTCCCCCACTGTGTCCTGCCCAGACCTGTCCCTCCTCCACACAGTCAGCCATGTACAGGTCTCCCCCCAGTGTCCTCAGGTCTTTCCCAACAAGCTTAGTTACCAAAATAAAAGCTTTCTGGATCAAATAGTTGTCATGATAGCCAATTTCATACTGTTACTGAGCAAAAGACAATGGAAACCAGACTGATGAACCAGGGAGTCTGGGCCGGCCCACAAGTCCTTTATACTTTAAAGTCATTGATGGCATGATCTAAAACGtattccaggggctggagatatgggtTGTCAGATAAAAAGACTGACTACACTAACAGAGGAgtaaggttcagttcccagcacccatgtggtggctcacacccatctgtaactccagttccaggggatctgatgccctcttctggccttggagaTCACTGCACAcacctagcacacacaaagcatgcaggcaaagtacgcatatgcataaaataaaacaaatagatgtttcaaaagaaaacaaaatgcattcCATTGGACATATTTTGGCTCAATCTAGACATTTCTGTTCCAGGGGGAAGGTTAACACAGCTGCTTTCTCTTCACCGGGTTGGGGCTGGCTGCTTTTCTGGAGAGGGTAGATTGTATGTACCTAGGCTGGGCATCCTGAGGGGGAAAAAGCACCCTCGGCCAAGCGTAGGGGGTGGGAATTGCTATGCACTGAAGAATAAGAGGAGAAGCAGGGGGCATTGGGATGTCTTAGTGGGTAAAGTGACTACCTTACAAACCTGACCCTCATAATGGAAAGAGCACCGACTCTGAAAAGTTGCCCTCTGAACCCCATACCTGCACAGGGGCATGAGGGCTctcacacacatcatgcacacacagtagTAGCAAATCAAAAGTGTTTaaaagggagagaggcagagaccacaTCTACCACCTACCCCAACACATAGAGTACCCCTGACATTTGCTAGTGACTTCAGAAACAAAAGACGGATTTGGAAACAGATGAGAATAAAGTGTGAGGATGgggttggtgagatggttcagcagagaAGGGTGCTTGCCAAcaagccagaggacctgagttcaatccccagaacccgaATTGTAGAGGGTGTGAGCTTACTTCTCCTGCAAGCTGCCCTCTGATGTCCACACGCATGCTGTGGCACTCACCCATCCGTCCTCATATACAAATAAAGAATCCTGGGAGCAGCTATTAGGAAATAGTTACATAGAGGAATGATGACACAAATAGCTGCTGGTGTGACATGAGAAAATATGCCTTAAAACGACAATAATGCTATTATGCCACTGGATAAGGAGGACTATTAGCTCAGTCGGGATTCAGCACAAATTGCCTTCAGTGTCCTCTGAAGCCTGGAGCGACGTGGAGGTTCTTGCCAGGGGAGGAACCTGGGCACTGAGAGGAAGCCTGCCTACAGAATGGGTTTCTTTAATGGCTATTGAACCACTCCTGGTTTCTAATTTCCTCTGGGGTCAATTTTAGTCATTCagactttctgtttctccatttaTAAGGTTTTCAAATGAAAAGGCACAAATTTGTCAGTCCCTTTTCTTGCTTTAAATTATTAATACTTTGTGGTTATGACTTCCTTTCCACTCTGAATCAATCTCTCtgtctatcacctatctatctgctatctgcctctctctctctctctctctctctctctctcactctctctctctctctctgtgtgtgtgttcacaattTCCATAAGGTTAGCtattttgttgatgttttatAGAGAATCAGTCTTACTGTCTTTCCTGATCTTCACTCCAGTAACTTCCATCCTTAGCTTTATTCTGTATTTCCTCTCATCTaagatttttctttgtctttttttttttaatgctaggtATAAGACCTAGGTCTTCacatcactgagctatctcccagcctTAGTCTTTGTTATCTGTCTTTCACAAATGTATTTAAGCATAGAAATGTAAGTTCAAGTATCAGTTTTTTATAGCCCACTTTTTTGGCAATGCTAGGGATTGAAACTAGGACAATGTACATGCTATGCAAGCACTGTATCAGTGAGCTACAGCCCTAGATTCTctgttatatatgtgtatgcaaatgtattatgtgtaaattatatatatacatatgtatatgtatttttaaattcctgtgtgtttttatttgtgtgtgtctatgtggacAGGCATATGCACATAACTGCAGTGCCcgcagagaccaaaagagggcatcagataccctggagctggagctacaggtggttgtgagccgctcaatgtgggtgctgggaactgaagttcaGTCCTCTACAAGAGGTGCAAACACTCTTGATATCTAAGTCATCTCTCTGtcccattaaatattttatagacattttaTTCAAAAATTTATTCAATGGAGGGACAGAGTAGTATCAACATCTTTCCATTTTAAGCCAATTCTAAGTAATTGCAATGTGATTAGTGGATgcatttatttgagacaggatctggcaAGTGGAAAGATTTCAATGTttcagtgctttgtttttataaatgtctTATGTGTTTTGGAAGATTGTCTGTCCTTCCCGAACTTTCTTTTTAACCTGTAtcagcctctcaagttctgggattactggcatgtgaCAACATCCCTGTCCTGTGGTTAAAGTTCTCTCCAGTCAGCAATCTGGAGTAATTGTGGAGGGCACTTGA
The Cricetulus griseus strain 17A/GY chromosome 1 unlocalized genomic scaffold, alternate assembly CriGri-PICRH-1.0 chr1_1, whole genome shotgun sequence genome window above contains:
- the Pnma2 gene encoding paraneoplastic antigen Ma2; amino-acid sequence: MAVALLEEWCKIMSVSDQKSLMVTGIPADCGEPEIQAVLQEALKCVGNYRLLGKIFQKQDNTNAVLLELVEDTDMSVVPSEVQGKGGVWKVIFKTPNQDSEFLQRLNLFLEKEGQTIAGMFRALKQEGVSPATPTCTSPELLAHLVGQAMAQAPRPLQPVRYCKLRVFSGNTVPAPEEESFEIWLEQATEIAKEWPIPEAEKKKWMMESLRGPALDLMHIVQGDNPSISVEECLEAFKQVFGSLESRRSSQVRYLKTYQQEGEKISAYVLRLETLLRRAVEKRAIPRNIADQVRLEQVMAGANLTNVLWCRLRELKDQGPLPTFLELMKVIREEEEEEAYFEHESREEPGEREGYGRWDNSRNN